In Microcaecilia unicolor chromosome 1, aMicUni1.1, whole genome shotgun sequence, the following are encoded in one genomic region:
- the KCNV1 gene encoding potassium voltage-gated channel subfamily V member 1 has product MTKDILRNFVKAFHRATTLGFIHSLHRSELAAVLLNASKDITSALTSSGFGDRERREHEEPGSVLSLESSVFCSEEHLHDAPLDCLIINVGGRRFLLSQQALSSHPETRLGKLAVSKREAVLELCDDANLVDNEYFFDRSSQMFQYIINYYKTGRLHVMDQLCAMSFLQEIEYWGIDELNIDLCCRDKYFRRKEMSETLDIKRDEDDVENEEEDFAGVLCQNFRQTLWDVLEKPGSSTAARTFGTISMTFVVVSIANMALISLEFGTLDPPLLNALEYICITWFTGEFGLRFLCVKNKCQFMKSVVNLIDILAILPFYITLLVEILYGESTELENVGRIVQVLRLMRSLRMLKLGRHSTGLKSLGMTIAQCYEEVGLLLLFLSVGISIFSALEYAVEHSVHETTFTSVPCAWWWATTSMTTVGYGDIRPDTTAGKIVAFLCILSGILVLALPIAIINDRFSACYFTLKIKEAALRQREALKKLMKNASTDSVINVNLRDIYAKSIMEMLRLRSRERASTRSSGGDEFW; this is encoded by the exons ATGACAAAAGACATTCTTAGAAACTTTGTGAAGGCTTTTCATCGTGCCACGACGCTGGGGTTCATTCATTCCTTGCACCGATCTGAACTCGCTGCTGTTCTGCTGAATGCATCCAAAGACATAACTAGTGCCTTAACCAGCTCTGGATTCGGTGATCGAGAG AGACGAGAACATGAGGAGCCAGGGTCTGTCCTCTCCCTGGAGTCCAGTGTCTTTTGCAGTGAAGAGCACCTCCACGACGCCCCACTGGACTGTTTAATCATTAATGTTGGGGGGAGACGATTTTTGCTATCTCAACAAGCTTTATCATCCCATCCCGAGACACGACTTGGGAAACTGGCAGTGTCCAAGAGGGAAGCTGTCCTGGAGCTCTGTGACGATGCAAACCTGGTAGATAACGAATACTTTTTTGATCGAAGCTCTCAGATGTTCCAGTATATCATCAATTACTATAAAACTGGAAGGTTGCACGTCATGGATCAGCTCTGTGCAATGTCCTTCCTGCAGGAGATTGAGTACTGGGGCATCGATGAGCTGAACATTGATCTCTGCTGCAGGGACAAGTACTTCCGAAGAAAGGAAATGAGCGAGACTTTGGACATCAAGAGAGATGAAGACGAtgtggagaatgaggaggaagacTTTGCTGGTGTACTTTGCCAGAATTTCAGGCAGACGCTTTGGGATGTGCTGGAGAAACCCGGCTCATCAACAGCTGCCAGAACCTTTGGGACCATCTCTATGACATTTGTGGTGGTATCTATAGCAAACATGGCCCTTATTTCGCTTGAATTTGGAACCCTGGATCCCCCCCTCCTAAATGCTTTAGAATATATTTGCATTACCTGGTTTACTGGGGAGTTTGGACTTCGATtcctgtgtgtgaagaataagtgTCAATTTATGAAAAGTGTAGTCAATCTGATAGACATCCTTGCCATCCTCCCCTTCTATATCACTCTGCTGGTAGAGATATTGTATGGTGAaagcacagaactggaaaatgtaggAAGGATTGTTCAGGTCTTAAGGCTCATGAGATCTCTACGAATGTTGAAGCTTGGCAGACATTCAACAG GCTTGAAGTCTCTGGGAATGACCATTGCACAATGTTATGAAGAAGTTGGGTTGCTGCTTCTTTTCCTGTCTGTGGGGATTTCTATATTCTCAGCCCTGGAGTATGCTGTGGAGCACAGTGTCCACGAAACAACATTCACAAGTGTGCCATGCGCCTGGTGGTGGGCAACAACTTCTATGACTACTGTTGGTTATGGTGACATTCGACCAGATACAACAGCTGGCAAGATCGTGGCCTTTCTGTGCATTTTATCAGGGATATTAGTCTTGGCATTACCTATTGCTATAATAAATGACCGCTTCTCTGCCTGTTATTTTACTTTGAAGATAAAGGAAGCGGCCCTTCGTCAACGTGAGGCTTTGAAGAAGCTTATGAAAAATGCATCAACAGACTCAGTTATCAACGTTAATCTGAGAGACATCTATGCCAAAAGCATTATGGAAATGTTACGTTTACGAAGTAGAGAAAGAGCTAGTACTAGAAGCAGTGGTGGAGATGAGTTTTGGTGA